One segment of Ktedonobacteraceae bacterium DNA contains the following:
- a CDS encoding DNA-directed RNA polymerase subunit beta: MSVTTRAVTLPERVSFARIPDIRPMPGLIQIQLDSFEWFKKEGLRELFDEISPIEDFTGKNLKLEFIVPPEPFGKPKYTEDECRDRDATYNAPLTVKARLTNKETGEIIEKDIFMGDFPLMTKQGTFIINGAERVVVSQLVRSPGVYFTADEDATTGRKLYAAKLIPGRGAWLEFETSNKNLLTVKIDRKRKLPVTTLLRAIASLAKEQWYGEQLDLTSDQGILDAFRDVDTDPNVRYIQATLDRDPVKREDEALLELYKKMRPGDPATIDNARALVKNMFFNGRRYDLGSVGRYKLNRKLDLSVPQSHRILTQDDLVNIIRRLVQLNNGHGRKDDIDHLGNRRVRCVGELIQSQFRVGLLRMERVVKERMSIQEPGQATPNALINIRPVVAAMKEFFGGSQLSQFMDQTNALAEIGHKRRLSALGPGGLSRERAGFDVRDVHRSHYGRICPIETPEGPNIGLIGNLATYGQINPYGFIETPYRKVYKRLRADDPALIGREFRGVIGHENEDVKTPDGEVIIPARTRPRIDERLFARLQEAVGSAEVRIKPFVTHEVDYRTADDEENFWIAQANARLTDNGEFVEERVLARYQGDFVMDSADKMDYMDVSPRQTVSVATALIPFLEHDDVNRALMGANMQRQAVPLLRPQSPICGTGIERQVAIDSGQVAVSDVDGEVVSATARQIQIIDEEGELHTYRLRKFVRSNAGTCINQRPIVRKGDYVRAGEVIADGSSTELGELALGQNILVAFMSWEGGNFEDAILISERIVREDLFTSIHIEKYEIDARDTKLGPEEITRDIPNVGEEGLRNLDERGIIYVGAEVGPQDILVGKITPKGETELTAEEKLLRAIFGEKAREVKDTSLRVPHGERGKVVEVKVFSRDAGDELPPGVNQLVRVSIAQKRKIGAGDKMAGRHGNKGVISRVLPMEDMPFLPDGTPVDIILNPLGVPHRMNIGQIMETHLGWAAHELGFKIATPVFDGASEEDIEEVLMRAGLPATGKVQLFDGRTGEPFDNPITVGYTYMLKLAHLVEDKVHARSTGPYSLITQQPLGGKAQFGGQRFGEMEVWALEAYGAANILQEILTVKSDDVVGRVKTYEAIVKGENIMEPGVPESFKVLVKELQSLGINVEVLNEDEQKIQFVEDTSNDVMPELGINLSGFEGDQ, from the coding sequence ATGTCCGTTACTACCAGGGCAGTCACGCTGCCGGAGCGCGTCTCATTCGCGCGCATTCCCGACATCCGCCCCATGCCCGGCCTGATCCAGATTCAGCTTGATTCCTTTGAATGGTTTAAGAAAGAAGGTCTGCGCGAACTCTTTGACGAAATCTCTCCTATTGAAGACTTTACCGGCAAAAATCTGAAACTCGAATTTATCGTCCCACCCGAGCCTTTCGGTAAGCCCAAATATACTGAGGACGAGTGCCGCGACCGCGACGCCACCTACAATGCGCCGCTCACCGTCAAGGCCCGCCTCACCAATAAAGAAACCGGCGAAATCATCGAGAAGGACATCTTCATGGGGGACTTTCCCCTCATGACCAAACAGGGTACCTTCATCATCAATGGCGCTGAGCGCGTCGTTGTCAGCCAGCTCGTTCGCTCCCCCGGCGTCTACTTCACCGCCGACGAGGATGCCACGACTGGCCGTAAGCTCTATGCTGCCAAACTCATCCCTGGCCGCGGCGCCTGGCTTGAGTTCGAAACCAGCAACAAAAACTTGCTCACCGTCAAAATCGACCGCAAGCGCAAGCTGCCGGTCACAACCCTGCTGCGCGCCATCGCCTCCCTCGCTAAAGAGCAGTGGTATGGCGAACAGTTGGACCTCACCAGCGATCAGGGCATCCTCGACGCCTTCCGCGATGTGGATACCGATCCTAATGTGCGCTACATCCAGGCCACGCTCGACCGCGATCCCGTCAAACGCGAGGACGAGGCCCTGCTCGAACTCTATAAAAAAATGCGCCCCGGCGATCCGGCCACCATTGACAACGCCCGCGCGCTGGTCAAGAACATGTTCTTTAACGGTCGTCGCTACGACCTCGGCAGCGTCGGACGCTATAAGCTCAATCGCAAGCTCGATCTCTCGGTGCCGCAGAGCCACCGCATCCTTACCCAGGATGACCTGGTCAACATCATTCGTCGCCTGGTGCAGTTGAACAACGGCCATGGCCGCAAAGATGACATCGACCACCTCGGCAACCGCCGCGTGCGCTGCGTCGGCGAACTGATTCAAAGCCAGTTCCGCGTTGGCCTGCTGCGTATGGAGCGCGTCGTGAAAGAGCGCATGAGCATCCAGGAGCCAGGACAGGCCACGCCCAACGCGCTCATCAATATCCGGCCCGTCGTCGCCGCTATGAAGGAATTCTTCGGCGGCAGCCAGCTCTCGCAGTTTATGGATCAGACCAACGCCCTGGCGGAAATCGGTCATAAGCGCCGTCTCTCCGCCCTTGGCCCCGGTGGTCTCTCCCGCGAGCGCGCCGGTTTCGATGTCCGTGACGTGCATCGCTCGCACTATGGTCGCATCTGTCCTATCGAGACGCCTGAAGGCCCCAATATCGGCCTCATCGGCAACCTCGCAACCTATGGTCAGATCAACCCCTACGGCTTCATCGAAACGCCGTATCGCAAGGTCTATAAACGCCTGCGGGCCGATGACCCGGCCTTGATCGGTCGCGAATTCCGTGGCGTCATCGGACACGAAAACGAAGATGTCAAAACTCCCGATGGCGAAGTCATCATACCGGCTCGCACTCGCCCCCGCATCGACGAGCGCCTGTTCGCTCGCCTGCAGGAAGCAGTAGGCAGCGCCGAAGTGCGTATCAAACCTTTCGTCACGCACGAAGTCGATTATCGCACCGCCGACGACGAAGAAAATTTCTGGATCGCTCAGGCCAACGCCAGGCTGACTGATAACGGCGAATTCGTCGAAGAGCGCGTCCTCGCCCGTTACCAGGGTGACTTCGTCATGGACAGCGCCGACAAAATGGACTACATGGATGTCAGCCCGCGCCAGACCGTCAGTGTCGCTACCGCGCTCATCCCGTTCCTGGAGCATGACGACGTAAACCGCGCGCTTATGGGCGCCAACATGCAGCGCCAGGCAGTACCGCTGCTGCGCCCGCAGTCGCCCATTTGCGGCACCGGCATCGAACGCCAGGTCGCCATCGACTCCGGCCAGGTCGCCGTCAGCGATGTTGACGGTGAGGTCGTCAGCGCCACTGCTCGCCAGATTCAGATCATCGACGAAGAGGGCGAATTGCATACCTATCGCCTGCGCAAATTTGTGCGGTCCAACGCCGGAACCTGCATCAACCAGCGTCCCATCGTGCGCAAGGGTGACTACGTGAGAGCAGGCGAGGTCATCGCCGACGGCTCATCCACAGAACTGGGTGAACTCGCCCTCGGCCAGAACATCCTCGTCGCATTCATGAGTTGGGAAGGTGGCAACTTCGAAGACGCCATCCTCATCAGCGAACGTATCGTGCGTGAAGATCTCTTCACCTCGATCCATATAGAAAAGTACGAAATCGACGCTCGCGACACCAAGCTCGGTCCCGAAGAAATCACCCGCGACATACCCAACGTCGGTGAAGAGGGACTGCGCAACCTCGACGAGCGCGGCATCATCTATGTCGGCGCCGAAGTCGGCCCGCAGGACATCCTCGTCGGCAAAATCACGCCCAAAGGCGAGACCGAACTGACCGCCGAAGAAAAACTGCTGCGCGCCATCTTCGGTGAAAAAGCGCGTGAAGTCAAAGACACCTCATTGCGCGTGCCACACGGCGAGCGCGGCAAAGTCGTCGAGGTCAAAGTCTTCTCGCGTGATGCTGGCGACGAACTGCCGCCAGGTGTCAACCAGCTTGTGCGCGTCAGCATTGCCCAGAAGCGCAAGATCGGCGCCGGCGACAAAATGGCCGGTCGCCACGGTAACAAAGGCGTCATCTCACGCGTGTTACCCATGGAAGATATGCCGTTCCTGCCAGATGGCACGCCGGTCGATATCATTCTGAACCCGTTGGGCGTGCCTCACCGCATGAACATCGGCCAGATCATGGAAACGCACCTGGGCTGGGCCGCTCACGAACTCGGCTTCAAGATCGCCACTCCCGTCTTCGACGGAGCCAGCGAAGAGGACATCGAAGAAGTACTCATGCGCGCGGGCCTGCCCGCCACCGGCAAAGTGCAGTTGTTCGATGGGCGCACCGGCGAGCCGTTCGATAACCCGATTACCGTCGGCTACACCTACATGCTCAAGCTGGCGCACCTCGTCGAAGATAAGGTGCATGCCCGCTCGACCGGCCCATACAGCCTCATCACCCAGCAGCCGCTCGGTGGTAAAGCACAGTTCGGCGGCCAGCGCTTCGGCGAAATGGAAGTCTGGGCGTTGGAAGCCTATGGCGCCGCCAACATCCTGCAAGAAATCCTGACCGTCAAATCCGACGATGTCGTAGGCCGTGTCAAAACCTACGAAGCCATCGTCAAAGGCGAAAACATCATGGAACCGGGCGTGCCCGAATCCTTTAAAGTCTTAGTAAAAGAGTTACAGAGCCTCGGCATCAATGTCGAAGTCCTCAACGAAGACGAGCAAAAAATTCAATTCGTCGAAGACACCTCCAACGATGTCATGCCCGAACTCGGCATCAATCTATCCGGTTTCGAAGGAGATCAATAA
- a CDS encoding FtsX-like permease family protein, with the protein MPHTYTKTYARKPHPHGNNPFNSTITLSLWQLRRTWRLLLLIAAGILTAVILVCLVPLYSNVAISAGLRDALKTAPSGPYVIVHSTAAALSPYAIQRDESQIDAKAHFALGQYIDGPQEFSARNSLPLYEMRTTRPSGKPMLLPSPDQVAMLGFPISQASQHLQLVQGRLPQDAAQTIEIAITPQSAALLHATIGSTIFVQFVYVIPLQKYPFEQAETLKLPLHIVGLFKLPVSDDLFWHGETFAPGQLFKPVGPGEPPERYPALVSNQAMLTVINQMLRAAIAPLGSGLTVADLGIASPFDLYTYYSLGTAHLDIHSLDDFNSRLKTILNDLSNYPSDPPFFDHTSAIAPLDVLDGYSSRITVISVPLDSLTYLIAGLILFFVSIMTALLVDRQNQAIALLRSRGASRRQVFAALIVQSLAVAIFALLAGPFLAILIASFITLLTLAPADRAIISLITQNPLQVAWGLRWPVLLTIAVAILAMAFAIIRAVRIDMLALRRETARSTHQPFWQRMRLDLAAALIAIIGFAFSLYITTPGVLDDRVRTLILPATTVAGALFLLLACALLLLRLFPSILRLASSLASRSRSATPMLALAHIARSPRQALRITTLLVLAIAFATFTLSFTASQAQRIPDVAAYQVGSDFSGAFAVGSIVSFDSWQQQEALYRHIPGVTSATIGYANFLTATAGSFNTSIDIRIVNAATYAQTTYWTSQDSSQSATSLMQQLIAHRSLVASQKVVPVIIDTATANQLNLSVGSRFTINDPNNPVNALVVAQVTHIPTINDSPYSSSATDSSAFGGLLADFQSYSDYSAAVNNQGVTPTNIWLRTRDDPASLASVRAALTAGPLQLVNLSDRRAIINSLSNDPLYLTLIVVLYLGVATVVLLALVGNLALAWQSARSRLPDFIILRALGSTPREIAALLTCEQSIIYIVSIVLGIATGLIFSAIVLPRLVFTTVLNTSGSQPISTTQFFILQDAPPVRIVLPYALLAITLGLLILICLIALGAMLRVAFRPAVHQLLRVSED; encoded by the coding sequence ATGCCACACACCTATACAAAAACCTATGCCAGAAAACCGCATCCACACGGCAATAATCCATTCAACTCCACTATCACACTCTCACTCTGGCAATTGCGCCGCACCTGGCGTCTCCTGCTCCTCATCGCCGCCGGCATCCTTACCGCCGTCATCCTCGTATGTCTCGTCCCCCTCTATTCCAACGTCGCCATCAGCGCCGGCTTGCGTGATGCCCTCAAAACCGCCCCCTCCGGCCCCTACGTCATCGTGCATAGTACCGCCGCGGCACTCTCTCCATACGCCATCCAGCGAGACGAAAGCCAGATCGACGCTAAGGCTCATTTCGCCCTCGGTCAATATATCGACGGCCCGCAAGAGTTCTCCGCCCGTAACTCCTTGCCCCTCTATGAGATGCGAACTACCCGCCCCTCTGGTAAACCTATGCTGTTACCCTCACCAGACCAGGTTGCCATGCTTGGCTTCCCAATCTCTCAGGCCAGTCAGCATCTCCAGCTTGTCCAGGGACGACTTCCCCAGGATGCGGCTCAAACTATTGAGATTGCCATCACGCCCCAGAGCGCCGCTCTTCTGCACGCCACCATCGGCTCGACCATCTTCGTACAGTTCGTCTACGTCATTCCCTTGCAGAAATATCCTTTTGAACAGGCAGAAACACTCAAACTCCCGTTACACATCGTCGGCCTCTTCAAACTTCCTGTATCAGATGACCTGTTCTGGCATGGCGAAACCTTTGCCCCTGGCCAGCTCTTCAAACCTGTAGGCCCAGGCGAACCACCCGAACGCTATCCCGCGCTCGTCTCCAACCAGGCAATGCTCACCGTTATCAATCAAATGCTCCGTGCGGCTATCGCTCCTCTCGGCTCCGGCCTCACCGTTGCCGACCTCGGCATCGCATCCCCTTTCGACCTCTATACCTACTATTCCCTCGGCACCGCGCATCTTGATATTCATAGCCTCGATGACTTCAACTCGCGGCTCAAAACCATCCTCAATGACCTTTCCAACTATCCCTCCGACCCTCCTTTCTTCGATCACACCTCCGCTATCGCCCCTCTCGATGTCCTGGACGGCTATAGCAGCCGCATCACCGTCATCAGCGTCCCCCTGGATAGCCTCACCTATCTCATCGCCGGGCTCATCCTCTTCTTCGTCAGCATCATGACCGCCCTGCTCGTAGACCGCCAGAACCAGGCTATCGCTCTCCTGCGCAGTCGCGGCGCCAGTCGCCGCCAGGTCTTCGCTGCCTTGATCGTACAGAGCCTTGCCGTCGCCATCTTTGCCCTTCTTGCCGGCCCATTTCTTGCCATACTCATTGCCTCCTTCATTACCCTGCTTACCCTTGCTCCAGCAGATCGAGCCATCATTAGCCTCATAACGCAGAATCCCTTGCAGGTCGCCTGGGGATTGCGCTGGCCCGTCCTGCTCACCATCGCCGTCGCCATACTCGCCATGGCTTTCGCCATCATACGCGCAGTTCGCATCGACATGCTCGCCTTACGACGCGAAACTGCCCGTTCCACACATCAACCGTTCTGGCAGCGTATGCGTCTCGACCTCGCCGCCGCTCTCATCGCCATTATAGGCTTTGCCTTTTCGCTCTATATCACCACTCCCGGCGTTCTCGATGATCGCGTCCGCACGCTTATTTTACCGGCCACCACCGTCGCAGGCGCCCTCTTCCTCCTGCTCGCCTGCGCACTGCTCCTGCTCCGCCTCTTCCCATCCATCCTGCGTCTTGCCTCATCGCTCGCATCTCGCAGCCGCAGCGCAACCCCCATGCTCGCCCTTGCCCACATTGCGCGCTCACCGCGTCAGGCCCTCCGCATCACCACCCTGCTCGTCCTCGCCATCGCCTTCGCCACATTTACCCTCTCCTTTACCGCTTCCCAGGCGCAGCGCATCCCGGATGTCGCCGCCTACCAGGTCGGCTCCGACTTCAGCGGCGCCTTCGCCGTAGGCAGCATCGTCAGTTTTGACTCCTGGCAGCAGCAAGAAGCCCTCTACCGTCATATCCCAGGCGTCACCTCCGCCACCATCGGCTATGCTAATTTCCTTACCGCCACCGCAGGTTCCTTCAATACCTCCATCGACATACGCATCGTCAACGCCGCTACCTACGCCCAGACAACTTACTGGACATCGCAGGACTCATCACAATCGGCAACCTCCCTTATGCAGCAACTCATTGCCCATCGCTCCCTGGTGGCCTCGCAAAAAGTCGTCCCCGTCATCATCGATACCGCGACAGCCAACCAGCTCAACCTTTCAGTTGGCTCCCGCTTCACCATCAACGACCCCAACAACCCCGTCAATGCCCTCGTCGTTGCCCAGGTCACCCATATCCCAACCATCAATGACAGTCCCTATTCCTCCAGTGCCACCGATTCCAGCGCTTTTGGTGGCCTCCTTGCCGATTTCCAGAGCTACTCCGACTACTCCGCCGCCGTCAATAACCAGGGTGTTACCCCCACCAACATCTGGCTGCGCACCCGCGATGATCCCGCCTCGCTCGCCAGCGTTCGCGCCGCCCTCACCGCCGGTCCCCTCCAGCTCGTTAACCTTAGCGACCGGCGTGCCATTATCAACAGCCTCAGCAATGATCCGCTCTATCTCACCCTCATCGTCGTGTTGTACCTCGGCGTGGCAACCGTCGTCCTGCTTGCCCTCGTTGGCAACCTCGCCCTCGCCTGGCAAAGCGCGCGCAGCCGCCTGCCAGACTTCATCATCCTGCGTGCCCTCGGCAGCACCCCACGCGAAATCGCCGCTCTCCTCACCTGCGAGCAATCCATCATCTATATAGTATCTATTGTCCTTGGCATCGCCACCGGCCTCATCTTCTCCGCCATCGTCCTGCCCAGGCTCGTCTTTACCACCGTCCTCAACACAAGCGGCAGCCAGCCCATCAGCACAACACAGTTCTTCATCCTGCAGGATGCTCCACCCGTCCGCATCGTTCTGCCTTATGCCCTGCTGGCCATCACTCTCGGCCTGCTGATCCTCATCTGTCTCATCGCCCTGGGCGCTATGCTTCGCGTCGCCTTTCGTCCGGCAGTCCACCAACTGTTGCGCGTCAGCGAAGATTAA